Below is a genomic region from Paenibacillus rhizovicinus.
CTCGGGATCGAGGGCCGACGTCGGCTCGTCGAAAAGCATGATTTCCGGATCCATCGCGAGGCTGCGCGCGATCGCGATCCGCTGTTTTTGACCTCCGGACAACCGCGACGGGTACTCGTCCGCTTTGTCCGATAGACCGACGCGCTCGAGCAGCGTCAATGCTTTCTGGCGCGCTTCTTCGCGCGACAGGCCTTTCACCTTCATCGGTGCGAACATGATGTTCTCGATGACCGACATGTGCGGGAACAGGTGAAAATGCTGGAACACCATGCCGATGCGCTGGCGGAATCGGTTGATGTCCGTCTTCGGATCGGTAATGACCGTTCCGTCGATCGTAATCCGGCCGCCGGTCGGCGTTTCGAGCAGGTTCAAGCAGCGCAAGAACGTTGATTTGCCTGATCCGGACGGACCGATGACCGCAACGACCTCGCCGCGGGCGACCGTCGTGGAAATGCCTTTGAGCACCTCGTTCTTGCCGAATGTCTTCGTTATGTTCTCTACGTTAATCACTGCGGCGCAGCCTCCTTTCAAGCAAACGGGCCAGTGAAGTCAAGATAAGCACGAGCACGTAATAGATCACGCCGGCCAGGATGAGCGGCTCGAACGCGCGGTAATTCGCCGCCTGAACGAAGCTTGCGCGGCGCAGCAGCTCCGAAACCCCGATGACCGACACGAGCGACGATTCCTTGATCAGCGAGACGCATTCGTTGACGAGCGCAGGGAGGATGGTCTTGACCGCTTGCGGGAAAATGATGCTGATCATCATCGTCCGGTACGGAATGCCAAGCGCCATAGCGGCTTCCCGCTGTCCGCGGTCGACCGCCATGATGCCGCCGCGAATGGTCTCCGACAGATAGGCCGCGGAG
It encodes:
- a CDS encoding amino acid ABC transporter ATP-binding protein; this encodes MINVENITKTFGKNEVLKGISTTVARGEVVAVIGPSGSGKSTFLRCLNLLETPTGGRITIDGTVITDPKTDINRFRQRIGMVFQHFHLFPHMSVIENIMFAPMKVKGLSREEARQKALTLLERVGLSDKADEYPSRLSGGQKQRIAIARSLAMDPEIMLFDEPTSALDPEMVKEVLEVLRGLADSGMTMLIVTHEMKFAREAADTIYFLDDGKLIEKAEPDQFFAAPKSERAQRFLERVL